A genomic segment from Diospyros lotus cultivar Yz01 chromosome 5, ASM1463336v1, whole genome shotgun sequence encodes:
- the LOC127801571 gene encoding citrate synthase, mitochondrial translates to MVLHKGVSVLSKLRSRLFQQSNLDKSVRWLQIQTSSDLDLHSQLKELIPEQQDRLKKLKSECGKVQLGNITVDMVLGGMRGMTGLLWETSLLDPEEGIRFRGLSIPECQKMLPAAKPGGEPLPEGLLWLLLTGKVPTKEQVDALSKELRSRAVVPDYVYKAIDSLPVSAHPMTQFATGVMALQVQSEFQKAYEKGIAKSKYWEPTYEDCLSLIAQVPLVASYVYRRMFKNGEVIPKDDSLDYGANFAQMLGFDSPEMHELMRLYVTIHSDHEGGNVSAHTGHLVASALSDPYLSFAAALNGLAGPLHGLANQEVLLWIKSVVEENGENMTTEQLKDYVWKTLNSGKVVPGFGHGVLRNTDPRYTCQREFALKHLPDDPLFQLVSKLYEVVPPILTELGKVKNPWPNVDAHSGVLLNYYGLTEARYYTVLFGVSRSIGICSQLIWDRALGLPLERPKSVTMEWLEKFCKKSA, encoded by the exons GACCTTCATTCTCAACTAAAGGAGTTGATTCCCGAACAGCAG GATCGTTTAAAGAAATTGAAGTCGGAATGTGGGAAGGTTCAACTGGGAAACATTACCGTTGACATG GTCCTTGGTGGAATGAGAGGAATGACAGGTTTACTGTGGGAAACGTCATTACTTGATCCTGAAGAG GGCATACGCTTCAGGGGTTTGTCCATTCCTGAATGTCAGAAAATGTTGCCAGCTGCTAAGCCTGGTGGAGAGCCATTGCCCGAGGGTCTACTCTGGCTCCTTTTAACAGGAAAG GTGCCAACTAAAGAGCAAGTAGATGCATTATCCAAGGAATTACGTAGCCGTGCTGTTGTTCCAG ATTATGTGTATAAAGCTATTGATTCCCTGCCTGTTTCAGCTCATCCAATGACCCAGTTTGCAACTGGTGTTATGGCTCTCCAG GTTCAGAGTGAATTTCAGAAGGCATATGAAAAGGGAATCGCAAAATCCAA GTACTGGGAACCAACATATGAGGACTGTCTTAGTTTGATTGCTCAAGTGCCGCTTGTGGCTTCATATGTCTATCGCAG GATGTTCAAGAATGGGGAAGTTATACCCAAGGATGATTCCCTTGATTATGGAGCTAATTTTGCTCAGATGCTTGGTTTTGATAGTCCCGAAATGCATGAGCTTATGAGGCTGTACGTCACCATTCACAG TGACCATGAAGGAGGAAATGTCAGTGCTCACACTGGTCATCTA GTTGCTAGTGCTCTTTCAGATCCTTACCTTTCATTTGCAGCTGCATTAAATGGCTTGGCTGGACCGCTCCATGGCTTAGCTAATCAG GAAGTTCTGCTATGGATCAAATCTGTGGTAGAGGAGAATGGTGAGAACATGACCACTGAACAGCTGAAAGACTATGTCTGGAAAACATTGAACAGCGGGAAG GTTGTTCCTGGATTTGGACATGGAGTTTTGCGCAATACTGATCCAAGGTACACGTGTCAAAGGGAGTTTGCATTGAAGCATCTACCTGATGATCCACTGTTTCAGCTG GTGTCAAAGCTTTATGAAGTAGTGCCTCctatacttactgaacttggcaAG GTGAAAAACCCTTGGCCCAATGTTGATGCCCACAGTGGGGTGTTGCTGAACTATTATGGTCTAACTGAAGCAAG ATACTACACCGTGCTTTTTGGAGTATCAAGGTCTATTGGGATTTGCTCTCAG CTAATATGGGACCGAGCTCTTGGATTGCCACTGGAGAGGCCGAAGAGTGTTACTATGGAATGGCTAGAAAAGTTCTGCAAGAAATCGGCTTAA